One genomic window of Gossypium hirsutum isolate 1008001.06 chromosome D11, Gossypium_hirsutum_v2.1, whole genome shotgun sequence includes the following:
- the LOC107927171 gene encoding nicotianamine synthase produces the protein MVCEKDPLVQKITDLYDQISTLDSLKPSKDVNMLFTQLVLTCMPPTHIDVTKLCKKVQQMRSKLIRLCSEAEGLLETHFSTILASYDNPLHHLNIFPYYTNYLKLSQLEFNILTKHCSNVPNKVAFVGSGPLPLTSIVLASFHLKTTSFHNYDIDPSAKSKALRLVSSDPDLSRRMFFHTTDIMDVTNGLKEYDVVFLAALVGMDKDEKVRVVEHLAKYMNPGAVLMLRSAHGARGFLYPVVDPCDLRGFQVLSIFHPTDEVINSVIIARKFPMPKHRSAEHPVGPMKLPNKCFDIDMLNPLLNHVNLMEELDIEDQLS, from the coding sequence ATGGTTTGCGAGAAAGATCCCTTGGTACAAAAAATCACCGACTTATATGACCAAATCTCAACCCTCGACAGTCTCAAACCCTCCAAAGATGTCAACATGCTCTTCACCCAACTCGTCCTCACATGCATGCCACCCACCCATATCGATGTCACCAAGCTTTGCAAAAAGGTTCAACAGATGAGGTCCAAATTGATTCGACTATGTAGTGAAGCCGAGGGACTATTAGAAACCCATTTCTCCACCATCTTAGCATCCTATGATAACCCACTTCACCATCTCAATATTTTCCCTTACTACACAAACTACCTTAAACTCAGCCAACTCGAATTCAATATCCTCACCAAACACTGCTCAAATGTGCCTAACAAAGTTGCCTTCGTCGGCTCTGGTCCCCTTCCCCTCACTTCGATCGTGTTAGCTTCTTTCCACCTTAAAACCACCTCGTTCCACAACTACGATATCGACCCTTCGGCTAAGTCGAAAGCTCTTCGATTAGTCTCGTCGGATCCCGATTTGTCTCGACGGATGTTCTTTCATACCACAGACATAATGGATGTCACGAATGGTTTGAAAGAGTACGATGTCGTTTTCTTAGCAGCTCTTGTTGGGATGGACAAAGACGAAAAAGTCCGAGTCGTTGAACATTTGGCTAAGTACATGAACCCTGGGGCTGTTTTGATGTTGAGAAGTGCTCATGGAGCTAGGGGTTTCCTTTATCCCGTTGTTGATCCTTGTGACTTACGAGGATTCCAAGTCCTCTCTATATTCCATCCTACTGATGAAGTCATTAACTCCGTGATCATTGCACGTAAATTCCCAATGCCTAAACACCGCTCTGCTGAGCATCCTGTTGGGCCCATGAAACTTCCCAACAAGTGTTTCGACATTGACATGCTTAATCCCCTCTTAAACCATGTGAACCTGATGGAAGAACTTGATATTGAGGACCAACTCTCGTGA
- the LOC107927292 gene encoding pentatricopeptide repeat-containing protein At1g09820 encodes MHPKPKLFHGKFILVNIFPGNKHPLRPFSSDNTSLPIVTELISKQHWKSLKTHLQKASPITLLQQLLDSRVDPCLTLRYFNWSEKEFNLPHSLEHSCMLIHSLANAKRYPKMRSFLYSFVKNEKSISVSSIFHAISVSGDSFCASSIIADMLVLAYVNNVKSHLAFEAFKRAGDYGFKLTAVSCNPLLSALVKEDKIEDVEYMYKEMIRRRIEVNAISFNTVINGLCKVGKLNKASDVIQDMKAWGVLPDVITYNTLISGYCKKGRIGKMYKADAILKEMIANEVRPDEITYNILIDGFCKDENLMAAMKVFREMETQGLKPTVVTYNSLINKLGLEGKLDEASGMLDEMVGSGLKPNVVTYNVLINGYCKKGKMKEATDLFDDVVKQGIAPTVVTYNTLIYAYCKDGRMEDSFSLRESMVDKGTFPDVTTYNCLISGLCREGNITAVRKLINEMLNKGLKVNVVTYNILVDALCNDGESRKAARLLDEMVKMGLRPNHITYNTLMDGYCREGNLRAALNVRTRMEKEGMLANVVTYNVLIKGLCKKGKLEDANGLLNEMLEKGLIPNRTTYEIVKVEMVDKGFIPDIEGHMYNISSS; translated from the exons ATGCATCCAAAGCCCAAACTTTTCCATGGGAAGTTTATACTTGTGAACATTTTCCCGGGAAACAAACATCCCCTTAGACCATTCTCTTCAGACAACACTTCATTACCAATCGTTACCGAACTGATATCGAAACAACACTGGAAGAGCCTCAAAACCCATCTCCAAAAAGCAAGCCCCATCACACTTCTGCAACAACTGCTTGATTCCAGGGTTGACCCGTGCCTCACACTAAG ATACTTTAATTGGTCAGAGAAAGAGTTCAATCTTCCCCATTCATTAGAACACAGTTGTATGCTGATACATTCACTTGCAAATGCTAAAAGGTATCCGAAAATGAGATCTTTCTTGTATAGCTTTGTGAAGAATGAGAAGTCCATTTCAGTTTCATCTATTTTTCATGCTATTTCAGTATCTGGTGATAGTTTTTGTGCTAGTTCAATAATTGCTGATATGTTGGTATTGGCTTATGTTAACAATGTGAAAAGTCATTTAGCATTTGAAGCTTTTAAGAGAGCTGGTGACTATGGCTTTAAGTTAACAGCTGTATCTTGTAATCCTCTGTTGAGTGCTTTGGTGAAGGAGGATAAGATTGAAGATGTGGAGTATATGTATAAAGAGATGATTAGAAGGAGAATTGAAGTTAATGCAATAAGTTTTAATACTGTGATTAATGGACTCTGTAAAGTTGGGAAATTGAATAAGGCTAGTGATGTTATTCAGGACATGAAAGCATGGGGGGTCTTGCCAGATGTAATTACCTATAATACTCTTATCTCTGGTTATTGTAAGAAAGGTAGGATTGGGAAAATGTATAAAGCTGATGCTATTTTGAAGGAAATGATTGCAAATGAAGTTAGACCTGATGAGATTACTTACAATATATTGATTGATGGGTTCTGTAAGGACGAGAATTTAATGGCTGCTATGAAGGTGTTTAGGGAAATGGAAACCCAGGGTTTGAAACCTACTGTGGTTACATATAATTCTTTGATCAATAAACTTGGTTTGGAAGGGAAGCTTGATGAGGCTTCCGGCATGCTGGATGAAATGGTAGGATCCGGTTTGAAGCCGAATGTTGTTACTTACAATGTACTTATAAATGGGTACTGTAAGAAGGGTAAGATGAAGGAAGCTACTGACTTGTTTGATGATGTTGTAAAACAAGGAATCGCTCCTACTGTTGTAACATATAATACCCTGATATATGCCTATTGTAAGGATGGAAGAATGGAAGATTCGTTTTCCCTGCGTGAATCTATGGTAGATAAAGGCACTTTCCCTGATGTTACAACATATAACTGCTTGATTTCTGGTTTATGTAGAGAAGGAAACATTACAGCTGTTAGAAAGCTCATTAATGAAATGCTAAATAAAGGCTTGAAAGTTAATGTTGTAACTTATAATATACTGGTAGATGCGTTGTGCAATGATGGAGAGTCAAGAAAAGCTGCAAGACTCTTAGATGAAATGGTTAAGATGGGTTTGCGACCGAATCACATAACGTATAATACTTTGATGGATGGCTATTGTAGGGAAGGAAACCTCAGGGCAGCATTGAACGTTAGAACGCGAATGGAGAAAGAAGGGATGCTGGCTAATGTTGTAACATACAATGTGCTAATAAAAGGTTTATGTAAGAAGGGAAAACTAGAAGATGCAAATGGACTTCTTAATGAGATGTTAGAGAAAGGTTTAATCCCGAATCGAACAACTTATGAGATAGTTAAAGTGGAAATGGTGGACAAAGGCTTTATTCCTGATATAGAAGGCCATATGTATAACATCTCAAGCAGCTAA
- the LOC107927170 gene encoding homeobox protein knotted-1-like 1, with product MEDIYRLDDTVIACSNDVVRVNDFAAAVTTDFLSTPVDDHHLLQFDHQETDTGVTGPSAMSDLIKTQIAAHPLYPNLVSAYIECQKVGAPPELASLLEEIGRESHTISGCSEIGADPELDEFMESYCEVLHRYKEELSKPFDEATTFLTNIESQLSDLCKGALTMDYRSDEGAESSDEELSGWELVEACESQEWHGGRRSQDIKGMLMRKYSGYLSSLRKEFLKKRKNGKLPKDARLTLLDWWNNHYRWPYPTEEEKLKLSEMTGLDQKQINNWFINQRKRHWKPSEDMKFALMEDVAGSIRGGPPYFDTGAGTGSADDI from the exons ATGGAGGACATATACAGGCTTGATGATACAGTAATCGCGTGTTCAAACGATGTTGTAAGGGTTAATGACTTTGCTGCAGCCGTTACCACTGATTTTCTCAGTACACCAGTTGATGATCATCATTTACTTCAATTTGATCATCAAGAAACTGATACAGGTGTTACTGGACCATCAGCTATGTCTGATCTGATCAAGACCCAGATCGCCGCTCACCCTCTTTATCCAAACCTAGTATCTGCTTACATAGAATGCCAAAAG GTTGGAGCACCGCCTGAACTGGCCTCACTGCTTGAAGAAATTGGCCGAGAGAGCCATACTATAAGTGGTTGCAGTGAGATAGGAGCTGATCCAGAACTTGATGAGTTCATG GAATCATATTGTGAGGTTCTTCATAGATACAAAGAGGAACTGTCCAAGCCGTTCGATGAAGCGACGACGTTCTTGACCAACATTGAATCACAGTTAAGTGATCTCTGCAAAGGAGCACTGACCATGGATTATCGCTCTG ATGAAGGTGCTGAGTCTTCGGACGAAGAGTTAAGTGGCTGGGAGCTGGTGGAAGCTTGTGAAAGTCAAGAATGGCACGGCGGGCGTCGAAGCCAGGACATCAAAGGAATGCTGATGCGCAAATATAGTGGCTACCTCAGCAGTTTAAGAAAAGAATTcttgaagaaaagaaagaatggTAAGCTACCAAAAGATGCGAGGCTCACACTGCTAGATTGGTGGAACAACCATTATAGGTGGCCATATCCTACG GAGGAAGAGAAGCTGAAATTATCAGAGATGACAGGACTAGACCAGAAGCAAATCAACAACTGGTTCATCAACCAGAGGAAGCGCCACTGGAAACCGTCGGAAGATATGAAATTCGCTCTAATGGAGGACGTTGCCGGAAGTATCAGAGGAGGACCTCCGTACTTTGATACCGGAGCTGGAACCGGAAGTGCTGATGATATTTGA